GCCAACTGCCAGAGAGATTACACAGAAGGCTCCAATGTGTCATCGGCGATGAATCGTGTCGAGTTAGGactgataaattgaaaatgagttATTTTATCAAAGTTCAAAATCATTGCGAACAATGCATCGACAGTTGAGCGCAGGTCTTACTTAATATCTTAATATCCAATCATTTCCAGTAAGTACTGTCTCGCGATAAAGAAGATGAAACCTGTATACTAGAGTATTTCATgggagaaattattcattggcCTACTGGATGGAAATATTGCAGAAATGGCAAGATATAAGTCCCTCAATTAAATAGACTTTCTCAGAAGTCCAATGGCAACGAATTTTGACAGCAATCGACGTGCACTGTGgttcattcttcattttattcaaaaaggcTTGTCAAGTACAACTAACcgggaatttttcattctcatttttGCAATGAATTTTCCATTAAAACTTATTGCAAGCGAAAAATGCTTAGTTTTGTCTGATATCGCGGTTGTTCACCTATTTTAATATTGGCCTATTGCTATTCaaattttgctttttcataaatgtgtatgaaaaaaaaattgaaatttgcaaaacgGAGATTGTTGTATTGTGTTACATATATTACTGTTTATGGTGTAAAGGGAATTCCccttaaataaataaaatatcttgaaaatcTACCTTACAGTCCACTTTGTATTCGGAAATATTGTTCCTTTTTTATACAAAGCCACGCCAGGGCATATTTTCagatattaaaattgaagaCAGAGGTTCATGccataatgtgataaaattaattaacgtgTTTGCTGTAAATGGTAAATCGGAGACAGaggaaaattttgatcttAAAAAACTGGTCGCAAGATGACAGATAGATCCAActatattttacttttgacCCTTTCCAGCTAGCGGATGTATTTCTGCTGATCCCTGTCCCGGAAACAGATTCCATTCTTGAATTCTCTATTCAAAGattcatgaaaaatttaatgtacCTGTCAGTCAACGAAATTACTTCGTTTTCACTCTTTCTGGTCAGTCTTTCTTGTATGAAAGGTTTACTCTTGGATACAAATCTTCTAGCTCTTGTCCGGATGGAGCAGCTTGGCTGATTTAGTCTGTTATCTTCTGACGCATCAGAATCACTGCAAGGACAGAAACATAAATTATTAAGCAAATATTGTCTGGTTTATTCTCCTCCTGCAGAACTTTTCATGCTGAACAGTAATTCCCctggtaaaaattattcttgcaATATTCGACGAAAACATGAAAGAACTGAAAATTGTTGTttcttacagatttttcaacaaGCGATGTCGGCGATATGAATTTCAGcataaatttatgaatttcgaGAAAAGAACTGTTTtgttacaatataaatataactgTATATAGTCACATtgtgaaggaaattttttggaCACTGATTCaattcgtataatataatggATGAAAATTACGGCCATGTGTTCCATACtcataaataagtaaaaacaTACAAATTAGACATAATTATTAGACTATTTCAAATTGGTTTCATGAACTGCGGAACTCTCGATGAGGCTAGATACATAGCCAATAGTCTTGCGAAacttaaatttatatttacgtAATCGGTTAAACTTGGTTAGtgacaaaataaaacaaaactcaGAGTTAGGTATACTTAGCGGgcatttttagaaaaataccttAATGAACAAATGGAATTTTATCGTCATTGTTTCACGTATGCATGCTGGGTGCATTCGTTTACGCAGTGACTAGAACAAATGTAGTTAGTTTAATCCGCCTGCGAAAGCGACTGCGGCGCAGTCTGCAGTTCGTTTGAGTAAGGATGCGTCCCATCTGCGCAGTTACCTCAAAGGTCCTGCTCACGATGCTCTGCTCGCAGTATTGCGTAAACGAACGAGAACGAGCGTAAGACTGCCAACTGCCAGAGAGATTACACAGAAGGCTCCAATGTGTCATCGGCGATGAATCGTGTCGAGTTAGGactgataaattgaaaatgagttATTTTATCAAAGTTCAAAATCATTGCGAACAATGCATCGACAGTTGAGCGCAGGTCTTACTTAATATCTTAATATCCAATCATTTCCAGTAAGTACTGTCTCGCGATAAAGAAGATGAAACCTGTATACTAGAGTATTTCATgggagaaattattcattggcCTACTGGATGGAAATATTGCAGAAATGGCAAGATATAAGTCCCTCAATTAAATAGACTTTCTCAGAAGTCCAATGGCAACGAATTTTGACAGCAATCGACGTGCACTGTGgttcattcttcattttattcaaaaaggcTTGTCAAGTACAACTAACcgggaatttttcattctcatttttGCAATGAATTTTCCATTAAAACTTATTGCAAGCGAAAAATGCTTAGTTTTGTCTGATATCGCGGTTGTTCACCTATTTTAATATTGGCCTATTGCTATTCaaattttgctttttcataaatgtgtatgaaaaaaaaattgaaatttgcaaaacgGAGATTGTTGTATTGTGTTACATATATTACTGTTTATGGTGTAAAGGGAATTCCccttaaataaataaaatatcttgaaaatcTACCTTACTGTCCACTTCATATTCGGAAATattgttcctttttttatacaaagcCACGCCAGGGCATATTTTCagatattaaaattgaagaCAGAGGTTCATGccataatgtgataaaattaattaacgtgTTTGCTGTAAATGGTAAATCGGAGACAGaggaaaattttgatcttAAAAAACTGGTCGCAAGATGACAGATAGATCCAActatattttacttttgacCCTTTCCAGCTAGCGGATGTATTTCTGCTGATCCCTGTCCCGGAAACACATTCCATTCTTGAATTCTCTATTCAAAGattcatgaaaaatttaatgtacCTGTCAGTCAACGAAATTACTTCGTTTTCACTCTTTCTGGTCAGTCTTTCTTGTATGAAAGGTTTACTCTTGGATACAAATCTTCTAGCTCTTGTCCGGATGGAGCAGCTTGGCTGATTTAGTCTGTTATCTTCTGACGCATCAGAATCACTGCAAGGACAGAAACATAAATTATTAAGCAAATATTGTCTGGTTTATTCTCCTCCTGCAGAACTTTTCATGCTGAACAGTAATTCCCctggtaaaaattattcttgcaATATTCGACGAAAACATGAAAGAACTGAAAATTGTTGTttcttacagatttttcaacaaGCGATGTCGGCGATATGAATTTCAGcataaatttatgaatttcgaGAAAAGAATTGTTTtgttacaatataaatataactgTATATAGTCACATtgtgaaggaaattttttggaCACTGATTCaattcgtataatataatggATGAAAATTACGGCCATGTGTTCCATACtcataaataagtaaaaacaTACAAATTAGACATAATTATTAGACTATTTCAAATTGGTTTCATGAACTGCGGAATTCTCGATGAGGCTAGATACATAGCCAATAGTCTTGCGAAacttaaatttatatttacgtATTCGGTTAAACTTGGTTAGtgacaaaataaaacacaacTCGGAGTTAGGTATACTTAGCGGgcatttttagaaaaataccttAATGAACAAATGGAATTTTATCGTCATTGTTTCACGTATGCCTGCTGGGTGCATTCGTTTACGCAGTGACTAGAGCAAATGTAGTTAGTTTAATCCGCCTGCGAAAGCGACTGCGGCGCAGTCTGCAGTTCGTTTGAGTAAGGATGCGTCCCATCTGCGCAGTTACCTCAAAGGTCCTGCTCACGATGCTCTGCTCGCAGTATTGCGTAAACGAACGAGAACGAGCGTAAGACTGCCAACTGCCAGAGAGATTACACAGAAGGCTCCAATGTGTCATCGGCGATGAATCGTGCCGACTTAGGactgataaattgaaaatgagttATTTTATCAAAGTTCAAAATCATTGCGAACAAAGCATCGACAGTTGAGCGCAGATCTTACTTAATATCTTAATATCCAATCATTTCCAGTAAGTACTGTCTCGCGATAAAGAATATCAAACCTATATACTAGAGTATTTCATGGGAAATTCAAaccaagtaaaaaaaaagtctaaaAAAAGTTACGGAGTGCTTTCCAAGTGAGAAAAATCATATCAAAAATCGCGGGCCCAATCCGAGAGGTCAAAGTTCAGACCCAGGTCAAAATGGTATGAACTACTGCTCCGTATGTAACAAGACTTGGTATGAGTTTCAAGACTTTCCAACACTCTACCAAATACTTGATTTATCATGAAAACTTCATTGAAATTTGTCGAACTATTTCACTGGAATTTACTAGTTATATGAAATAATGcttacaaatttgaaaaacttgctATGCAAAAACCAGAAGTCCTAAAGGTTTAGAAAATTGCACGGATCGTCTCTAGTCAATGctcgatttttcattcaacttttATCCAAATCGATGAAGTCGTTTTCACGTAATTCAGAGTGCAACATTTTCAGCGTTATTGGAAAATGGTAGAAAAGGTCGGTGAATGCGTTGAAATGTAtatgtgagattttttttttttttcgtagcAACGTTTTTCAGTGTAACAAATACAATAGGCACTCCACTTTATGATTGTACTCAAAAACCGTTGactatgtaaaaaaaaactgccccATAGCAACTTACACCATGCAGGATGTGCTTCCTCTCAAGAACTGGCTCATTGGACACCCAATCCCCATGGCTCCGTGCCTAGATTATGCAACATAATAGAAAATGTACAAGTTGTATGAGGAAACTGTACCGAAAAGACAGTTTGCATGCATTGACTATTCTTGGAAAGGATAAAAATGGAACTTGGAtttggaaaaaacaaattattcagTATTAGTTATTTTACCTATATTTCGTTATGTCCAAGATCTTGTTTTGCTTCACGCAATTGTGTATGAAATTCACATGATATACTTCCTCGTTTCCTACATGAGGATTTCTGATAgtaaattttatcaatgaGTCTTCAGATACGACTCCTCCATTGGCCTGAAACATTGTTATTCTTGAAGCATGATTTAAGAAAAGTACACTGCAGGTGATCTAAAACTGTATTCattgttatttgaatttgGTTGTAACTGataaaaacaggaaaaaaatgtcCCTTTCTGGAGGCTCTTTGAGGATCATAAGAAAAGTGCAAGGACTCTtgtataaacaattcaaacaATGCATTCATAAGGATGTGTTGACTGGATGAATCAAATTAATAattaggaaaagaaaaaagactaATTAAAATGTGGatatagaaagtgttcttcctcttcgagcacaatTGTAAGagtgtctgtaagtgtgtttacattttggtaacttacgcttcttggtgcgaagctcgtaagacagtcaatgaccgtctgatattataatattgaaatgcggatatgcatcatcaatattaatattaatcacgaggtaattttcattttgtgaaacgtatataatttttgaactactggtaaattcgaaaaattaacgacggagccaggaatcgaacctggtatctagcgatgctttaccggagccttactccactagaccacctagccgccttAAGAGAGAGATTaaggcggctaggtggtctagtggagtaaggctccggtaaagcatcgctagataccaggttcgattcctggctccgtcgttaatttttcgaatttaccagtagttcaaaaattatatacgtttcacaAACTAATTAAAATATCTCCAGCAACATTATTTGTGCCGATGATGGTAAACACGAATAAAACAACACTCTGACTAAGTAAGAGAATTAAATCCGAGCAACTTTAGCCAACACAAGCTAACGTACCACCAAATTGAGAAAATGTTTTATAATTGGATCTTTCTAAATGGTTAAACTCTCATGTTTTTGATCTGATTCTAATGTTCTCCAGCATAATTTGTACATCAACTCATAGGGATCAGATCAACGAGCAAAATGATTACAAAAACATTAAAATTGCATCAAAATTACAACATTTAGAACAGAAAGATTCGCAATGTATCCTCAATAAATTCCATTACGTGTTAGAAATTTAGACTTCCAAATAGACTATAAACGTGATTATTCTTAACAATTAAATGATACACAACAGATTTCACGTTGGTCCAGAAATCAGTGTCTGTCATCTACAAGTAGCTTGCTCAGATTCAGGGAAAGCTCCTTGATGGAAGATTACGGTTTGCTATTACCAATGCCAAAGCGTTTCTATCATTGTTTTGATGCGGTGAGTTCCAAAGGGTCCTCCGACATATCTTAGAACTAATTGAAGTTTGGGACTAAAATTGCAAATGATCATTGACCGATGAACGTAATCGCTGACTGGAAACTGTTCCTCGGATTCATTTGTGAAGGTTAAATTTATGTGACAATTGCAGAAGAAACTGTTGAAGCTgaacatatttcaaaataattccgAATGTCCAAGATGTGCTTGTTGTACGATAATTACTGTTGTAGAAAGTTTATATAATCTGACGGTTGCGAATTTGAGGAGATTTCTGTATCGAGTCAAGTGTTGATTTGGACAAGTCAAAATAATGAGCTACGACGCTGTACGGGGAAAAGTTACTTGGGAACTGCAACATGATGCTCAATTTTTGCTGAacatttgaatttattattgaattttgtattacGCAAAACACACTCACCGTTATGAGCCGGCTtaattcaagtttttctttatcaCTCACGTTCACTAGATGGAATTTAATGGGTCGCCCCAGATGTTCAAATAACATATTgattgttatatttttacaagctCGTCCGAACGCAATTtgcagaaatttgaaatacgaCCCCGATGTAAGTAAGGACGTGGTAAGAACCAAAGAAGAACGACAGAGCAGTGTTGCCAACCTGGTGGTATTCCCGCTAAATCTGGTCGTTTTCCTTTTAGTTGGGTTGTATGTACGCCTCTTGATCGCTTTGTCAAATTCGGTTTTCGAAGTGTGGTGTTTCTTTTTGGCCGAAAACGTAGCTGGTCCGGTGATTTTTGATGGGAAATAATTCAGACGAGTCCAACGGTTTTTGGCGGGATTACGGCAATCCGCGTTGGCAACACTGCTAATAACATCCAGCCGACCCGCTAGAACTTCAGGGCTGAGTTCAGAAACCTTACTCGAGTGACTCAGTATCGCTGCGTCTTTGTTTAATCTCATGTGTTAGACAGAGACAGTATGATATCCGAGTTCCACCGAGTTCACTCGGGTAAGGCTTCTGAACTCAGCCCAGCCAACCCTCTGCCACGCGACGAGTTCGTGCCGTTTTGCCGACATTTCTATAAACTGTGAGGGAGCATATGACGAAATTGGTagataattgaaaagaaatcgaGGAGCAACTTGAGATGCGATTGTCGATTGGACCGAATCAACATAATTTGTTCCGGATACTATTTCGAATCCGCCGCTCTTGGACGTAACTTCCAAGCCAGTCTCTCCTTCTTGTCCCAGTTTTCTCGAAAACTATGAGAGATCAAATTACGAGATTTGCGGAGCGTTTACTAGCGATTCAGGAGCAATTAGTAgcaattatcaaattttcctATCTCGAAAACCGAGTAGAAGTgagtaataaataatagcATCGGTAGCAATTTTTGGCGTAGAAAGTTTTCAAGTAATTCGAAGGTCAAAGGCTACTTCACGTAGGCACGAAGTAAGCCTTCATAGACTGTACGGACGCATTTGCGTATTCTTACACACCCGCGTGCATACCTTCGTGCATACATACAGATTCCTTCAGCCTTCAGAGTGTTAACTGGCTGGCAGTAGTCACGTTCATACCAGTTCATACCTATGGACTGTGTTGGATAAACGCGACGTTACTTgttcatgaggttcatgagtATCGAAACTGAAATATCAAATTAATCATTGTTACTTCGATGAATCACTGGACAACTGGTGTAAAATGTTACCGTTCACGCtacgtatgtattatatttgaACGGATCGTTTGTCAGTTTGTATATTACCACCGTCGTAACACTACACGAACTGCGTTATGAATTAATGAACATCATATTGTGTCCGTCGTTCGTGCATGCGTGTGTGTAG
The Neodiprion lecontei isolate iyNeoLeco1 chromosome 3, iyNeoLeco1.1, whole genome shotgun sequence DNA segment above includes these coding regions:
- the LOC124293234 gene encoding uncharacterized protein LOC124293234 isoform X3, which encodes MRLNKDAAILSHSSKVSELSPEVLAGRLDVISSVANADCRNPAKNRWTRLNYFPSKITGPATFSAKKKHHTSKTEFDKAIKRRTYNPTKRKTTRFSGNTTRLATLLCRSSLVLTTSLLTSGSYFKFLQIAFGRACKNITINMLFEHLGRPIKFHLVNVSDKEKLELSRLITANGGVVSEDSLIKFTIRNPHVGNEEVYHVNFIHNCVKQNKILDITKYRHGAMGIGCPMSQFLRGSTSCMVDSDASEDNRLNQPSCSIRTRARRFVSKSKPFIQERLTRKSENEVISLTDSDSDASEDNRLNQPSCSIRTRARRFVSKSKPFIQERLTRKSENEVISLTDSDSDASEARPDLLLRSKNNFRTWEKQKMVNYLIENNLISQARGNRVWKRMIDKGLLKHRTFHSLNNHFRKYMLPNIHLYKMDSKSLAKFLRLKM
- the LOC124293234 gene encoding uncharacterized protein LOC124293234 isoform X1: MRLNKDAAILSHSSKVSELSPEVLAGRLDVISSVANADCRNPAKNRWTRLNYFPSKITGPATFSAKKKHHTSKTEFDKAIKRRTYNPTKRKTTRFSGNTTRLATLLCRSSLVLTTSLLTSGSYFKFLQIAFGRACKNITINMLFEHLGRPIKFHLVNVSDKEKLELSRLITANGGVVSEDSLIKFTIRNPHVGNEEVYHVNFIHNCVKQNKILDITKYRHGAMGIGCPMSQFLRGSTSCMVDSDASEDNRLNQPSCSIRTRARRFVSKSKPFIQERLTRKSENEVISLTDSDSDASEDNRLNQPSCSIRTRARRFVSKSKPFIQERLTRKSENEVISLTDSDSDASEARPDLLLRSKNKLRPSNKILPSNRRRRRPNRKNNFRTWEKQKMVNYLIENNLISQARGNRVWKRMIDKGLLKHRTFHSLNNHFRKYMLPNIHLYKMDSKSLAKFLRLKM
- the LOC124293234 gene encoding uncharacterized protein LOC124293234 isoform X2 → MRLNKDAAILSHSSKVSELSPEVLAGRLDVISSVANADCRNPAKNRWTRLNYFPSKITGPATFSAKKKHHTSKTEFDKAIKRRTYNPTKRKTTRFSGNTTRLATLLCRSSLVLTTSLLTSGSYFKFLQIAFGRACKNITINMLFEHLGRPIKFHLVNVSDKEKLELSRLITANGGVVSEDSLIKFTIRNPHVGNEEVYHVNFIHNCVKQNKILDITKYRHGAMGIGCPMSQFLRGSTSCMVDSDASEDNRLNQPSCSIRTRARRFVSKSKPFIQERLTRKSENEVISLTDSDSDASEDNRLNQPSCSIRTRARRFVSKSKPFIQERLTRKSENEVISLTDSDSDASEARPDLLLRSRKNNFRTWEKQKMVNYLIENNLISQARGNRVWKRMIDKGLLKHRTFHSLNNHFRKYMLPNIHLYKMDSKSLAKFLRLKM